A genomic region of Candidatus Thermoplasmatota archaeon contains the following coding sequences:
- a CDS encoding UDP-glucose/GDP-mannose dehydrogenase family protein, producing the protein MRIAIVGAGYVGTCTGVAFAEQGHDVVLVDADPSRVAALAAARPPFHEPGLPEALASLARSKRLTATTQLPAAVRGADAVFLCVGTPSRKDGSLDDRFVRQAARQVGEAVARARPPGPLVVVKSTVLPGTTDGVVRKELERASGLRAGSRFALAANPEFLREGAALADARAPDRVVVGGVDDTSTRRALALYETLDCPKVAVDARTAEMIKYASNAMLAARVALVNEIANLCAASGIDVEDVARGVGLDSRIGPHFLRAGAGFGGSCFPKDVRALAAAARKARRPAPVLQAVLAQNKAQPLEVVRLAKQALGALRGKRIALLGLAFKPDTDDVRETRALPIWRALVRAGAKVACYDPVAGENFRRLAGRRVVLAASLTEAIDGADAAVIQAEWPQFRLLAAPEWARRMRRPLVIDGRRSVDARRLRAAGVEYLAVGLGRRVG; encoded by the coding sequence GTGCGCATCGCCATCGTGGGCGCAGGCTACGTTGGAACCTGCACGGGCGTCGCCTTTGCCGAGCAGGGGCACGACGTCGTGCTCGTCGACGCCGACCCCTCCCGCGTGGCCGCGCTCGCCGCCGCGCGCCCCCCGTTCCACGAGCCCGGCCTTCCCGAAGCTCTCGCTTCCCTTGCCCGGTCCAAGCGGCTCACGGCGACGACCCAGCTTCCGGCCGCCGTGCGCGGCGCCGATGCCGTCTTCCTCTGCGTGGGAACCCCTTCGCGCAAGGACGGATCGCTCGACGACCGCTTCGTGCGGCAGGCCGCGCGGCAGGTCGGCGAGGCGGTGGCGCGCGCGCGGCCCCCCGGGCCCTTGGTCGTCGTGAAAAGCACCGTGCTTCCCGGCACCACGGACGGCGTCGTGCGCAAGGAGCTTGAGCGCGCAAGCGGTCTGCGAGCCGGCTCGCGATTCGCGCTTGCGGCAAACCCCGAGTTCCTGCGCGAGGGCGCCGCGCTTGCCGATGCGCGGGCTCCCGACCGCGTCGTCGTGGGCGGCGTCGACGACACGTCGACCCGGCGCGCGCTTGCGCTCTACGAGACGCTCGATTGTCCGAAGGTGGCCGTCGACGCGCGCACGGCGGAGATGATCAAGTACGCGTCCAACGCCATGCTCGCGGCGCGCGTGGCGCTCGTGAACGAGATCGCCAACCTGTGCGCGGCAAGCGGGATCGACGTCGAGGACGTCGCGCGAGGGGTGGGGCTCGACTCTCGCATCGGCCCGCACTTCCTGCGCGCGGGCGCGGGCTTTGGCGGATCGTGCTTTCCAAAGGACGTGCGCGCGCTTGCCGCCGCGGCGCGCAAGGCGCGACGCCCGGCCCCCGTCCTCCAGGCGGTGCTCGCGCAGAACAAGGCGCAGCCGCTCGAGGTCGTGCGCCTGGCCAAGCAAGCGCTTGGCGCCCTTCGCGGCAAGCGGATCGCGCTCTTGGGCCTTGCCTTCAAGCCGGACACGGACGACGTTCGCGAGACGCGCGCGCTTCCCATCTGGCGGGCGCTCGTGCGCGCTGGCGCCAAGGTCGCATGCTACGATCCGGTGGCCGGCGAGAACTTCCGCCGGTTGGCCGGGCGGAGGGTCGTCCTTGCGGCGAGCCTCACCGAGGCGATCGACGGTGCCGACGCGGCCGTGATCCAGGCCGAGTGGCCCCAGTTCCGCTTGCTTGCTGCGCCCGAGTGGGCGCGGCGCATGCGCCGTCCGCTCGTGATCGACGGGCGTCGAAGCGTCGACGCGCGGAGGCTGCGGGCCGCGGGCGTGGAGTACCTGGCCGTCGGTCTTGGACGTCGGGTCGGCTAG